From the genome of Psychroserpens ponticola, one region includes:
- a CDS encoding superoxide dismutase family protein — MKHKILGLAVVALCLVASCKSDKKEAETIVEEAVTETSTESTETTTDRREPTEVKEKPAYFSEKRKVTMSLESKSGSTTTGNLVFKQEEGTVTMIAVLSGLTPGEHAIHIHDKADCTSDDGSSSGGHWNPTAQPHGKWGDAKGYHKGDIGNFTANAEGQGTITKITDEWCIGCGDATKDILGKAIIVHQGTDDFTSQPSGAAGARVSCGGIIE; from the coding sequence ATGAAACACAAAATTTTAGGACTTGCAGTTGTTGCACTATGCTTAGTTGCTTCCTGTAAAAGCGATAAAAAGGAAGCGGAAACTATTGTCGAAGAAGCCGTTACAGAAACAAGCACTGAATCGACAGAAACAACTACAGATAGAAGAGAGCCAACGGAAGTCAAAGAAAAACCAGCTTACTTTTCTGAAAAAAGAAAAGTAACAATGAGTTTAGAATCTAAAAGCGGAAGTACTACTACAGGTAATCTTGTGTTTAAACAAGAAGAAGGTACTGTTACTATGATTGCTGTCCTTAGTGGATTAACACCAGGAGAACACGCCATTCATATTCACGACAAAGCAGATTGTACTTCTGATGATGGAAGTTCATCTGGTGGACACTGGAATCCTACAGCACAACCACACGGAAAATGGGGAGATGCAAAAGGCTATCACAAAGGAGATATTGGAAACTTTACAGCCAATGCAGAAGGTCAAGGAACCATCACTAAAATCACTGACGAATGGTGTATTGGTTGTGGTGACGCTACCAAAGATATTTTAGGAAAAGCCATTATTGTTCACCAAGGTACAGATGACTTTACGTCTCAACCTTCTGGAGCTGCTGGAGCACGAGTAAGTTGTGGTGGTATTATTGAATAA
- a CDS encoding porin family protein, which produces MNKIKLLLIAIGFIFSLNLYAQNDFKIGINVGINYPKVRGHEYAKYNNFKVGYLFGVSIDYYLKENLSLKTNINYERKIKKLQLTYFSYTSEEIGTENFSEIYEYINIPILLKYEFGNSTFFVNGGPFFNYLLNNKIEPDFPNEDSDSYTEQKKIDFGFSLGIGTNISLNEKNDITIEIRDDLGIIDTGYVPKSVKGTVKTNAVKFILGWNLGI; this is translated from the coding sequence ATGAACAAAATTAAATTATTATTAATCGCTATTGGATTCATTTTTTCTTTGAATTTATATGCACAAAATGATTTTAAAATTGGAATAAATGTTGGTATAAACTATCCAAAAGTTCGCGGACACGAGTATGCTAAATACAATAATTTTAAAGTAGGATACTTATTCGGCGTTTCCATTGACTATTATTTAAAAGAAAATTTATCCTTAAAGACTAATATTAACTACGAAAGGAAAATCAAAAAACTACAACTGACTTACTTTAGTTATACTTCAGAAGAAATTGGCACCGAAAATTTCAGTGAAATATATGAATACATAAATATTCCAATTCTACTAAAATACGAATTTGGAAATTCAACATTTTTTGTAAATGGAGGACCATTCTTCAACTATTTATTAAACAATAAAATTGAGCCAGATTTCCCTAATGAGGATAGTGACTCATATACAGAACAGAAAAAAATTGACTTCGGATTCTCCTTAGGAATTGGAACTAATATATCTCTTAATGAAAAAAATGACATAACCATTGAAATAAGAGATGATTTAGGAATTATAGATACAGGATATGTTCCAAAGAGCGTAAAAGGAACAGTAAAAACAAATGCTGTAAAATTTATATTAGGTTGGAATTTGGGAATCTAA
- a CDS encoding alpha/beta fold hydrolase: MKPITKYAINNDINIAYQIVGNGPVDLIFIPGWVSNIDMMWLDYKLAEFLTRLTQFSRLIIFDKRGTGLSDRVNPLCSLDERMDDILSVMNAAKCEKAIFFGHSEGGTIASLFASRYPKRIQSLITFSIFAKRKYDIDYPWAPKPNERDVFYETIQKEWGNGKKMGLEIIMPSMANNPDYYDWFASYLRSAASPRAALALAKMNTETDISDILKTIKIPTLILHRTDDLDVNVEEAKYIANRISNSKFVELPGNDHCFWVGDSKSVLDEIEEFVTGIRPLSKTKLSIHSKNNYTKIDIEKTMLDNFQYNLKIEDFAKLCGRSLSVFKRDFNTHYNTTPYRWLKEKRLDYAKMLLLESDLNVNQICYESGFKNNSHFIQSFKEKFKLPPNQFKMNT; the protein is encoded by the coding sequence ATGAAACCAATTACAAAATATGCAATAAACAATGATATAAATATTGCATATCAAATCGTTGGAAATGGTCCTGTTGACCTTATTTTTATTCCTGGTTGGGTTTCAAATATTGATATGATGTGGCTAGATTATAAATTGGCCGAATTTCTAACTAGACTTACTCAATTTTCAAGACTCATAATATTTGATAAAAGAGGTACTGGACTTTCAGATAGAGTAAATCCATTATGTTCTCTCGATGAAAGAATGGATGATATTTTGAGCGTCATGAATGCAGCAAAATGTGAAAAAGCAATTTTCTTTGGGCATTCTGAAGGCGGAACAATAGCAAGTCTTTTTGCATCTAGATATCCAAAACGAATCCAGTCTTTAATCACATTCAGCATTTTTGCAAAAAGAAAATATGATATCGATTATCCTTGGGCACCAAAACCAAATGAACGAGACGTTTTTTATGAAACCATTCAAAAAGAATGGGGAAATGGTAAAAAAATGGGATTAGAAATAATAATGCCTTCTATGGCTAATAATCCCGACTATTACGATTGGTTTGCAAGTTATTTAAGATCTGCTGCTAGTCCTAGAGCTGCTCTTGCACTCGCTAAAATGAATACAGAAACAGATATTTCCGATATTTTAAAAACCATCAAAATTCCAACTTTAATCCTTCATAGAACTGATGATTTAGATGTAAATGTAGAAGAAGCTAAATATATTGCAAACCGAATTTCTAATTCAAAATTTGTTGAATTACCAGGCAACGATCATTGTTTTTGGGTAGGTGATTCCAAATCAGTACTCGATGAAATTGAAGAATTCGTTACAGGAATACGACCTTTAAGTAAAACCAAACTGTCTATTCATTCAAAAAATAATTACACTAAAATAGATATTGAAAAAACAATGTTAGATAATTTTCAATACAATTTAAAAATTGAAGATTTTGCAAAACTTTGTGGACGCAGTTTGTCTGTATTTAAAAGAGATTTTAATACTCATTACAACACAACACCATATCGATGGTTAAAAGAGAAACGCTTAGACTATGCTAAAATGCTTCTTCTTGAAAGTGATTTAAACGTTAACCAAATATGCTATGAAAGTGGTTTTAAAAACAACTCACATTTTATCCAATCGTTTAAAGAAAAGTTCAAATTACCTCCTAACCAATTCAAAATGAACACTTAA
- the mddA gene encoding methanethiol S-methyltransferase, whose translation MKKVVIFIYGAIAYIIFLIAFLYAIGFVGNIYVPKTIDSGTEPSIMNAILINLVLLSVFALQHSIMARPAFKKRFNAIFSQAMERSTYVLLSSLALILIYWQWQPITTIVWDVENEIGGYILTGIFFLGWLIVLLSTFMINHFELFGLAQIFDNLKNKQTAHPKFQTNYLYKLVRHPIMLGFLIAFWATPVMTIGHLLFSIVTTLYIIIAVKYLEEKDLKKFIGEDYETYQKEVPMIVPFTKIKS comes from the coding sequence ATGAAAAAAGTAGTTATCTTTATTTACGGAGCAATAGCATATATTATTTTTCTAATTGCCTTTCTTTACGCCATTGGATTTGTAGGTAACATTTACGTCCCTAAAACAATAGACTCTGGAACAGAACCCTCAATAATGAATGCCATTTTAATCAATTTGGTTTTATTAAGTGTATTTGCACTTCAGCATAGCATTATGGCTAGACCTGCATTTAAAAAAAGGTTTAACGCAATTTTTAGTCAAGCTATGGAACGTAGTACTTATGTTCTACTATCTAGTTTAGCTTTAATTTTAATTTACTGGCAATGGCAACCCATAACAACTATAGTTTGGGACGTCGAAAATGAAATTGGTGGTTATATTTTGACTGGAATATTCTTTTTAGGTTGGCTTATCGTATTACTTTCTACATTTATGATTAACCATTTTGAACTTTTTGGATTAGCTCAAATTTTTGATAATCTAAAAAATAAACAAACGGCTCATCCTAAATTTCAAACAAATTATTTATATAAACTTGTAAGGCATCCAATAATGCTAGGTTTTTTAATTGCATTCTGGGCAACACCAGTCATGACAATAGGACATTTATTATTTAGTATTGTAACGACACTTTACATTATTATTGCAGTTAAGTATTTAGAAGAAAAAGATCTTAAAAAATTCATTGGAGAAGATTATGAAACTTACCAAAAAGAAGTCCCTATGATTGTTCCTTTTACAAAAATAAAATCATAG
- a CDS encoding RidA family protein, producing the protein MSKIESRLTKMGIQLPEVQKPVANYIPAKRTGNLIYVAGQIPVENGIIKKGRLGKDLSLEESKYATKLCAIGCLAAIKTICPLDKVTSIVAMHGLVNSTLENTEQADAMNGASDFVVEVFGDLGKHTRTAVGVSVPHNIAASVYMVVEIEK; encoded by the coding sequence ATGAGTAAAATAGAATCAAGACTAACTAAGATGGGAATTCAATTACCTGAAGTCCAAAAACCTGTTGCAAATTATATTCCTGCTAAGCGTACAGGCAATTTGATTTATGTTGCTGGTCAAATTCCGGTAGAAAATGGCATCATAAAAAAAGGCAGGCTTGGTAAAGATTTATCTTTGGAAGAAAGTAAATATGCCACAAAACTTTGTGCTATTGGCTGCTTAGCAGCAATAAAAACTATTTGCCCACTAGATAAAGTAACTAGCATTGTCGCTATGCATGGCTTAGTAAACTCTACTTTAGAAAACACTGAACAAGCAGATGCTATGAATGGTGCTTCCGATTTTGTTGTTGAAGTATTTGGCGACCTTGGAAAACACACTAGAACAGCAGTTGGTGTTAGTGTGCCTCATAATATTGCAGCTTCTGTTTATATGGTTGTTGAAATTGAAAAATAA